A window of Eucalyptus grandis isolate ANBG69807.140 chromosome 4, ASM1654582v1, whole genome shotgun sequence genomic DNA:
AAGAGTCAATGATTaaagttcctaggtcattaaagtctgttttttatatttcctaagtctaaaatcctcctataaataagggaaaactatccaatgtatggacatatgaatttgatgaatgaaaattgtgagaattcttctgcttgagtgaacttcttcggagagtggataactcctttcggtctCTTTATCCTTAGACCGTAGATCACTCTTTGGttgtgagccaagaagccctttattcTCGGCTAGTgaaatctttaggccttggtggtgtgCTTTTCCTATCCcaaagtcctttatccttggccgatggaagctttaggccttggtggtgaacttcacaaatctcgatcctcatcttcagttggtggcgtggcctttataccttggaaagagatcgttctatcttttcttactCCCCTTTGTTTCTTCCCTGTATACaatactccatacacttaaccagaaaaatcccaaaagaaaaaattttcgTTCTGGAATCACTCgccccatcacgcatcacttTCTCTGCAACactttccaaattttcatcagAAGAAATAGACGATTCTTTCTTAGGATGAAGCATAGAAAACTCATAGAATTAGTATCTCTGTTGATAATAATCTTAGATGGATTAACACACCAAAGTCTATAACCTTTTACACCAAAAGCACAACTAAGAAAgatatatttttttgctttaGGCTGCTGGATATCCAAACACTCGAAGAGAAGAATAATCAGCAGATTTACCTAACCATACCTCCTTGGGTGTCTTGCACTCAATAGATGTGCAAGGAGAACGATTTATCAACCAAGTAGTTGTATTGACTGCGTCAGCCTAAAACTCATTGCCCAAACCAACATTAGACAATAGACACCTAATCATTTCTAATAAGGTTTTATTCATGCGTTTTACAATAACAATGTGCTATAGTGTATTCACTGTAGTATGATGCCTCATAATACTTTCAACTTTGTAAAACTCATTAAACTCACATACACAAAATTCCAACTCATTATTGATTCTCAACCGCTTGATCTTCTTACCAGTTTGCTTCTCAATTAATGCTTTCCATTATTTAAATGTAACGAAAAcatcacttttctatttttaaaaataaacccaaacctttcttgaaaaatcatcaatgaaagtgaGTAAATACCTTAAACCAAGGCCTTTCAAAGGAATTCCATGTACAACTCCACGAGCTTGAACAATGATCCCAAGTCTTTCTAGTTCATATATTATCAATGCAGCCATTTTACCAAAGAGAGTAAACTTACCTCTCTCTCATGACCTGTAAATCCAAAAAGTTTCTTGGACATTCAATCCTCTTAGAAAAACATCAGTCACCGGAGCCTACATCTATCACGAAAGATTGTCTCAGATGGGCATTATTTCGAAAGTATTGAAACTAAGTACATCTTGAGAACTACTTCGGTATTCGGCAAATAACCCGCTCAACGACCTACCTATCTTGTTTACAACAAATTACCACTGTGTTTTGTGTGTTGTTCATAAACTCATCTAAATTCACAAGAAACCCTTCATTTTTAAGGGCCTAATTTACAGCTAAAGTACAAGTTCTTGACCGAAACTCAAGGCCAAGAATCTTCATGAACCTCGGGCAAAGATGGTGATGATGCGGCACTAATTCTGCTAAACAGTGGAGTGTTCCTACGGGCCGACCGCTTCGTGGGAACAAGGACACTCGTTTTCCCACTTCTcaccaacatcatcatcatcttcatcatcgtcGTCGGCACTTGGATACTGGATGGAGATATGCATTTTGAAGGAAGCTCTTCAGGTTCAGGTGTGATTCCCTCACACGTTCCAGAGTATCTTTCATCATCGCCTCTTGAAAACAATGGCCAAACCAAACATCACAAGAATAAACTTTtagctttcttttgttttcaattttgtgTTTCCCTAATTATCATTATCACATACCTAATAACGTTATCTAAATGATCAAAGATCAAAATTGCCACGCATAGATCCTCGAGCGCATGtccatccctcagtggtcaaTAAATTTTGCAATGTTCCCAAGACACATCgccaacccatttattttataatgcgcatgcggaagcgaattactaATCCCCTGACATAACATACATGGGATAGACAAGAAGGACAACAACTTTCAAATCAATTAACACaacttttataaaaaatctAGTTTACAAACATCGGTCAACTTTAAGATCTAAGTACAGGAGGTATATCTCCGAAAAGGACTTCCGAGTCACccatgctcctgacccttcTACCTCAAGCTCCGGGTTCTTCAacctagggacctgaaaatattatcccacaacagGATGAGAAGacatcttagcaagttcactCCCAAAACTttgactaggaaggaaatacacccaaAGGCTACCTAGGCACGCATAAGATAGAGGACTTACATTTGCCTCACtttcttcctgcaagtcagtacgaTTCATAAAATCAACCAATCACTTCAATTCAAGTCATATCAAACACCAATCAGTTGATTCACTTGACTTCATGTCATCAATACCATCCACCATATTCGATCAAATCGAACATTGCTCACCCTAAGCTAACAACAGATGGTATATCTTACTGAAACTGATcaagtatactgctcactctaagctaataTATCAAGGCCTTCaagctaatatagtatactgataATGCTCACTCTAAACTGATAAATAATATAACtctctctaagctgataaagtatactgTTTGCGCTAAACTGACATATCAAAACCCAtaggctgatataatatactaataatgctcaccaGAAGTTGCTAAGGTATACTACTTGctctaagctaacatatcaaagCCCTCAGGATATAATTTACCGGTATATTGTTCGCGTTAAactgacatatcaaagcccATAAGCTGATATGGTATATCATTCTGATCATCTAacaatttcaccatttttatcatacccgataaaataattGTGTATAGGTACAcagtcggccttagccaaaatacaatattttcctttccaagaATCCCACCATTAATTATAatccatcaaaatatttttggcgttataaATCGGCACTCGGTGTTTcttgattaaatatttaaaattctcaattttgggataaaatcccaaaattataaattccACTTAATTAGCACAAAATAGCAgctaattaaataaaccaaccacacaattgcaatcagcatgaaattcggTCGCCGGCTATcgatttattttccagaaaataataattagttaaataattaccaaaattaattattaaataccaataaatgcaacttaagccggaaaagcctaaataaataccaaaacgtgcccagaaaatttccgaacctatctaaataaataatacgACCTATCTACTCACTAATTgtactactctaaccacctaacatgcaatatcaaacgattaaatcactaatccgttctaactaaccacataacccaaccattaagcataattaactccctaagcataTATTAGTGAGTAAATTTATTGGATTTGCAAGCTAGTGAGTCTATGGTGACAACGATGCAGAGACAAGTGATATACTCCGAAATGGCAGCACCAATGGGGACCAAACCAAGGCTAAAATTGGCCCCGCAAAGCTCACAGTTGTTGGGCTAGCTTTGAGAGGCTGCTGGCCTCGGCTCGATAGGTTGTTGAGTTCATGGACGCTGGAGTCCACTTCGGCTTCGCAGGAGGAGAGGGTTGACTGGAGAGGGAAGATGAGTCACAGACCTggcaacaaagaaagaagattgCTGGGTGCTTCATTGAGGAGGGGACATGGAGTGGTGGAGCTACAAGGGACAGTTGGCGGCTTGGTAGAGGCGCCGGGGGGGTAGTTTGGTGGGTTGACTTTGGTGTGTGGGGGCTGGTATTTGACCGAGCGTGGAGGCGTTGTGGACGCATGGGGCGTGAGGGGGATCATGGAGTTGCTTCAGTGCATGGGCCGATGGAAATGCACGTAAAGATGGAAGGAGCTGCTACAAAAGAGGATGAAAGAAAGTCGAAGACACAGGGGTCGGCttcaatagaaaataaaaagaagacatCTAAGAGGGGAGGTCAGCCAAGAGAGGGGAGGGGGAAATGtgcgagaaaaataaaagaacaagggagagagagggataaaGATGAGTCCCAAAAGtcaaaaggagaaaagcaaaagaagaccATGGTAGGGAATTGGTCGGCTGAGGGAAACGTgcaagaacgagagagagagagagagagagagagagatcgaagaagggggaaagaaaagctaaataaaatatttcatatttatcCAATCTTAGCCCCAAAAATCCCCATGCTAAAATACTTGatcctcacttgctttcttgcaTGTGAATTCCCTAAATAGCCAATTTTGGAtagccaaaattggtcatttCCCTCAATTCCGaaatctatttcattttttcgaaatccaatttcttaacaaatctcTCCAATTAATatccaattttgttgaagaatgagcccacacaatttctacaatttccttaccaaataactcactttggaggccaaaaatcccttcaatttggtccattcaatttatgttcttttatgaATCGTCGAATTgattatctataaaaaaatcccGCCACTTGCcgaaaattcctcaaaaaataaggtgacgttcctaaaataaatcgtgacataaccgaaccttcaatttctgaaatcaggttgGATCCCatttgttaatttcaatcgacgcaattttagcatgacctaacctatcgggtagtttttaaaaaaaattagtgcaattaacccatagtcgattattttcgagccacaatgtacatcttcaacacattggcgattctcgattgtcatgaaaatctcaaggtttcaaatacagacgCAGGACGCCAAAACGACataaaaatcaatctaatgtcgatcgacgagaattttgcaatcaggtggaatcactcacacttgATCACACATTTCAGTCGAACCGACCCATCTcgatctttgatcgatttttaactatgctgtaatgacccttgcagactagcacggtcaaACAATCGATTCCTAATTGAATTCTCAtgtctattgcatttatattccttaatggcttcacatGATAagctagttatctcatgagtggccaactctaagaaaagaactataggcgcgtcaatgaaaagcccaacttcttcaatcgaaaacagaatttgaaaatcaggatgtcacaaaaataaatacaaCCAGACGGTACAACTCTATACAAATCCAAAAACCTCTTTTCCGGCCTGTCTAAGCCATCTCCCTATACAAGTCATCTCTTATCTGGATGGATTGGCCATATTAATGATATGAGAAAAAATCGCATCAGggctaactttttttttaacgtaAAACCTTTGTTCAAATTAACGTAACATTACATCCCGCTTCCCTAGTATCTGATATAAGTAGATCTAACAAAATGGGAGGGGGGAAGGCAGGCCAAGAAGAAGGTAAAGACCCGCGCAACTGGGCCTTGGCAGCCTAATCCGCAATAAAGTTGGCTGCACGACGACAAAACCTAATTTGGAGTCGAGAGAAACAGGGGAGGAGAGCAGCCGCTTCAGCAAACTTCGACCGAAACTCCCATGGCGCCTTATGAGGATCTGTTACAGCTTCGACCATTGTAAGGCAATCCGATTCAACTATCAGTGGATCACTAGACTTGCCGAGCCGCAAGAGATGGTGCAGAGATGAGTTTAGTGCGTAAAGTTCAACTTGCAAAGCCGAGGAAGCAGCAACGGCACAGGTATATCATTCCACCATTTTACCCTTATGGTTTCGACAAATGTAAGCTATGGCTCCTATGGTGTCTGCAATCTAAAAAGCGTCGTCAATATTGATCTTCAGCACTCCTGGATCAAGGGGCCGCCACAGAGAATCTGGATATGAAAGAATGATTCCTGAGGTTGTCACGGTAGAAGAGGTATGCTGGGTTAATCGAGCTAAGCGAGACTTAGCAAAGGCAGCTTCGACTACAAAAGAAGGATCGGGTCTCTGACGACTGAAGATAAACCTATTTCGCGCCTTCCATATTTGCTAGAGGAGTGCAACAACAACTTCCATACTAGGTAAGAGCTATTTATGTTGAAATATATCTGCAATCCAAGCTTCAATGCGTTGTGCTTCTATCTGTAGTATAGTAATATCAATCTGAGGGCGAGACCAAACTGAGTTAGTCCACCGACATAGTAGAAAAAGATGCTCGATCAATTCAGGGACTTCATTTGTACATAAAATGCATGTGGGTTCCGAAGTAATGTGTCTATTAAACAGATTGGCTTTGGTGGGCAGAGCGTTCTAACAAATAGACCAAAGGAAAAGCCTAATTTTGGGGACAGTTTTAAGATTCCAAATACTCTTCCAAATAGGCTGAGCTGGCTGAATGGAAGAGGATGCGCTGTGATCGATTGTGAGAGGTGCTGAATATTTAATTGAATGATAAGCACTCTTCACAGAGTACCGACCTAGAGGAGTAGCTATCCAAATTAACTTATCTTCTGTACAATTAGACCTGACCGGaatgttgaaaatttctttAGTGACCTCAAAATCAAATAACCGTTGAAGTAGAAGCGTTCACGGTGTGATCCGGTAACATCAAATCAGCTACCATTCGTGGCTCATCACTATTAGCAGGTCCTCCGAGAGTTCCCCTAGGTAGCCAATGGTCTTCACGAATTCTAATATTTGTTCCATCCCCCACTGACCACTGTAGCTTTGGTAAAATTGAGTCCCTCCCTATTAGTAGGCTCTGCCAACCCCAGGAAGGGCGGGCACCTTTGGCAGCACAACTGAAATCTTGTGAGTGGAAATAGAGacctttgaaaagtttgctccACAGGGATAAAGGATGCTTGATTAGTCTCCAGGCTTGTTTACCAAGCATCGCTTTATTGAAAGCAATGAGATCTCGGAATCCAAGACCACCCTGCTCCTTTCTGTCCTTCAATGACTCCCAATTTATCTAATGAATACCCTTCTTTGTACTATCAGATTGCCACTAGAATCTCGCtatcttttgttcaattgacCGACAAAGAGACACGGGAATCTTAAAAATGGACATGGCATATCAGGGCTAACTTAGTATGTTCTATGCTAATGCCTTCACTGAATGATTGGTCAAAATTAAAAGCAACAACCATCCTCTATATAGATGCTGGGATCCAGTGAAAAGCAATCGAGCAAGTCAGCACATTAGAGAAACTCAAGCACAGGGCTTCAATTACTTCTATGGACATAAAAACACCTATATGCAAAGCCTAAAATTACCGACCTGTAATGGATATATAACAAAGGCAGGTTCATAACGGCCTTTGCAGAACCTATGGAAATAGATGGTGAGAATTGGAAGAGCAATGAGGAATGGAGTTAAATTGGCAGCTTGATTCATAGCAAACGGTCCAAATAGAAGCAACTGTGATATGACCCATGCAATAATAACGCGAAGATGCACATCAGGCCGGAATGCTGCAGCACTTTCATACTCCTTGTTGTAGACGTTTATTATCTGGAATATTCAAAAGATGTTAGCATAAACACGATGGAatcatggaagaagaagaagaagaagtattaaaagaataagaagtagaagaagGGCTCAACGTTGAATGGACTTCATTGGATGGACTTCATTGGATGCGTCACGTTGAGCCcttcttctacttcttattCTTTTACATTTCTGACAATTTGTCCATCCAATGAAGTCCAGGCAGCCATAAGGGAATTTGCATCGCCGCGCATCTTTGGTCAGAAATGAAAAGcgagaaaaagaacaaactgAACAggtgaaaagaaattaagagGGTCAACAAATAGAAGACGATTAAAATTCGTCGCTTGAAACAGTCAGACACGGTGTGCTATTCGGTTGATTTTATTGTTTGTATCAATCTCAAGCCGCAAATTCAGGCGGCGGAACTTGAGATTCTTCACATACCTTCACATTCTACAATTAGGGAGTCAGCTCATCGATATCGCAATGTACTACAATGATGAAGCAAAATCAGAAACCAGTGCAGAACAAAGAACCGAAAGACTTTGGAGCCGCTGAGTATTTGCTATATAGTATCTTTCTATGCGTTGATTGCTGCGTTCAAGCACACCTACGTTCCTGAAAATACTTCGGAAGACATCTTGATTCACCCATTTTCCGTGCATTCTTCCAAAAATACATCGACATCTGAAGGAGGATTAATACCAAGTCATCATCGACAGGCTACCATATGAAAGGCCTTTTCATCTAGGCAAATAACTCGGGCGGGaattatgtcaaaaaaatttcctattaaCTGATAGGCAATACTGCCGCTGATGGGGCTGACCTGTAGTAGTATGCCCCATATGTTACATCTTGTCAGCTTGAATTTTGAATCTcacattatgaaaaaaaaaaaaatcggaacaTCATTGGATGTTTGGGcaaaattttgaaggaaaaaaaaaaaaatatgtatttgcTGCTGTTTTCCATCAGCTCGGCTCACAAATAGTTTCTCCTCCTGCTCAACAGCGACACCCCGGTCTCCAAATAGTTTCCGTTCCGACATCCTAATTTGACTTGAGGCATgtttttcaaaagagttttgcAATCATCAATGCGGCCCCCTTTTTCACTTGAATAGTTTCTAGATTGTTAAGTCGGCCGTGATTCAATCGCTTTTTTGCAAAGTGTTGGAGCCAAAAAATCCTTCTCTTTTCTGGCTAAAATTCTTTCctcgatcagacgtgattttatTTGCTCCTGCTCAAATCAGCCCGTATCAAGGCCTTGCCTTTCAACTGCTCCAGAATCTACATTGAAGAAATTTCACATTTAAAGCGAATTCGATCCAAGAAAAACTCAATGAGTATTCATAAGAACTTGCATCACCTCAGAACAAGTGATAGGGGGCAGCAAACCCAGAATATCTAAAATGCCCTTTAATTCTTTCTCTATCTCAGTAAGGGATTGAATTATTGCCAATTGCCATTGCTTCTGCTGCTTCTTCTGGAGTGCATTAGAGAACATACCGATTTTAAAAGTTAGAGAAAGTAAAGCATAAACAATACACAACAGAGAGAACGTTTGAAAAGGTGCAGCTTCTTTCATGGTAAAGAAACAGTAAACCTAATTACCTTGAGGGTGTTCGTATTGTTGTTTATGAACTTCAAGGCATCCTGAAAAGCACCTGTCAgcacatgtgaggtgttcaagTCGTCGGCCATTTTGTCGTGAAATTCCTTCTGGAAGCCTTTGATGCGTTTCTCGGCATCTGGAAGAAACCGGACTGCTTTGCCTTTTGGTTCTGTACCCTCGCTGGCAGTTGCCTCTCTGAACAACGACAGACTATCTTCACAGTCTTGTAATGTCTAACATTGAGAAGACATCCCCAGTAAATTTTCTATCAGAAAGCAAAGTCCAAGTTTGCATGCATGTCACTCACACAAATACATCCAACATAATCAAGGAAGAGCATTTCAGAGGGACTCAGAGTAGTGGCTTCTGGCACTAGAATTTGGCCAAAACCATCCAAACAATTCATACAGGTCATTGCAGAGACAATAGGAATGGTTTCTTCTCTAACAGCATCAAATCCCCATGGTATCTTCTAATTAGTTCAATCAAGCTAGCCCACCCTTTCATTAGCTACATATGAGTCTGGGACCAAAGACTATTGTATGAGTAAGTAGCCAGAAAGATGAGAAGTGATTTGCagttaataaaacaaaattttatacCTGATATATATAATAGACAGCCTCTGATGCACCCTCCAACTGTAACACTGAATAGTTGAGAGGAGATCTAGAGTGTACACTTATCAAGAAGTGTCTCAAAGCCAGTGGATGGTATTGCTCTGTAATCTATAGTTAATACAAACTGAGTATTTTTAGACACCAGGAATGATGAGAGCTCAAGATAGATTTTaaaacatcaagaaagaaaacggAACAAAATTTGCAACACTACCTGACGAATCGTAAAAAAGTCATCCAgtgattttgacattttctcaTTGTTGTTGGTCACGTGCCCATTATGCATCCAATAACTCACACAGCTCTCTTGGCATGCAGCACGACTCTGGGCAATTCATTCTCGTGATGGGGAAAGATCAGGTCAATTCCACTGCCATGGATATCAAATCTGAAAGACAGATAATGAGCACTCATTGCGCTGCATTCGGTTCGCCCTCATTCGACGCtagcaagggttgcccttgcctaAGTTCGATGACCTCCGCCATGGCCGATGgagggaaaggggaaaaagaatgaagggaaaaaaaaaaaaaacaagaagtaaacggaaaaaaataaattaaaagacgaaaatgcccttcaATCTAAGAGGTTAGAcccttttttgaaattgatatgacCACTTTTAAGttctcttttaaaataaatttcatgttaGGTCCTTATTCAAGATGATTTGgtcacttcaaactcttatttgagaaaacaatggcacttcaagcctttatttaaaattttctcttatttatacTTTAAAAGATTTGAGCATGCAAAAGTTCGCCGTGTAAACAAATTCAACTAGTACTAATATAGTAGTACTagtataaaaaatattatactaGTACTAAATTATGGTGAGCGTCTTTAAATCAATTACTTTCATTGTTAAAATATCCAATGTATATGCTGAAATAGAGTATaaaatgagtgaaaaaaaaaagaataatttgttcatttttgttccTTCGAATCAATCATCCCTTTTGACtttgtcaaaatttcaaaccaTTTGTGCAGCTACATTAAGCACTACTAGTTGCATTGTTCAAATAGATAGCTAAAGATCTCTTGTGAAGAGATGCAAACTTGCGACAAGCAGCAATGCAAGCTCTGAAGCGAGCGTGAATCGATAACGATTTGTGCATCGAGTGAAACAGACCGGATGATAATATTACCGGCGAGAAGGATGGTCATTTGCTGCCTACGTGTGGTAGGCGATTATAAGTGGATGTAGTGATGAAATCGGATTTATTCAccatcttgaattggaaattgtGGGATCAATGAAGAGAAAGGTCGCTAAAAAAGGGACTGGCAGGGGCTTTACGACGATGATAAAAATGGTACGAGTTGATTAAGAAGGTTGACCACTGAAGACCTTTTATAGAAGTGCGTGTATTAGTTAATGTCGGTGAGTTTAGCtgaactctttttatttttaggtgCGGGATGAGTTATGATGAACAAGCTTTAGAAGGTGGAGGGAGAGAAGAGTTTAGGTACTTTGCTTTCtgctttcaatttcattgcAAAAAGTAGTTTTTGAGCCATAAATCATGGCTCTTCGTGGATGAAAATTACTCTTAATTCCTTTAATATAGTTAGAGCGCACAGAAAAAATTGGGAGATCGCTAGAAGGGAGCCCAAGCTTTACCCATATTAAACCATTTCAGCCTATCTAGACTCAgattgttttatgaaaaaaatttagtatATTTAAGTGCTTATTTGGTATAGGTTTTTCTGTAGTGGCTTTAAATGTAAAAATGTGCGGTCAATGAAACgcttgtttgttcttttttgggccttttatttatttatttattttcaaccTTTTGTGATCGGGTTAGGGGGAATTATTATGGAATGATAGGTGGCCTCCCTCTCCGGTCCGGACCCAACGTTGTAAGGTTTCGGGCCGTGGTCGGATCCTGAGAGCATTTCGGGCCGACCCGTTAAacaacaattttgtttttttttttttttttttaatgtgttgCCTCGTTTGGATTTTAAagttttttcgttcttttttaatgagcgctttttttttttttttttttttccgttcgGTCAAATATCACCGTTATTTGCAGGGGCAATGCGTTCGGGTTAGGTCGGTATCCAGCCTGGAATCGAAAATAGACCTATTGAATTTTGGACAAGGTCTTCCTCTTTTGACGGCTTCAAGTAGCACGAGATCCAAAGGTTCGGCTATTGTCTTTATATGCGGACTTTATTAAGGTTCTTTGTCGCTTGAATGGGGCTTTCTTCTTTATCCAAGTTGGGATGGATTTCTTCGGTTGGCGGTAGAACGTGGGTGATGAGTTCTGATTTTGATCGAATGgggttttcttctttaatcCAAGTTGGGATGAAATCCTTCGGTTGGCAGCAATTCATGGATGTTGAGCTTAGAATCTGATCCTTAAACCTCCTTGTGTTTTAAATAGCAGTTTCTTGGGGAGGAAAATGGATGAACCGGGGCAATGGATTGTCGTACGGCCTTGTGTGTAAGAGGCTAGGGAACACGAACGACGAGGTGGATGCCCCGCCTCGGGAAAGAGTAATTTCGAGAGGCGATGCTAGATGAGTGTCAACGTCTTTGTGTTCGGTAAGCTATATTCGGGAGGAAATATCAATTATCGGGCATTTCTTACCACTATGAAGCGAGCTTGGAAGGTAGATTACTGTGAGTTTTGCGCGCGAAGCGAGATATTTTGTCCTTTACCTTTAATTCTGAAATGGATAAAAACGAGTGTTAGCAAATAGCCCATGGTCCTTTGCGAGTAATCTATTGATCACGAAACCATGGGAGCCTAATAAACTGCGCAATGCTACAAATTTACAAGCTGTGATTTTACGGGTTCAAATTCATGGGTTACCTATCGAATGGTGCAGTGAGGAGGTTGTGTCACATATTGCTCAAATATTAGGTTGCGTAAAGGAAGCAAAGTGGAGAAAAAGGTGTAGCAATTCAAAAGGTGGGAAGAGCAAAGTAGAACTGGACTTGGATATACCTTTACGGCTGGTACCTTATATAATGGGAGAGGAGAAAGTTTGGTTGGATTTTAAGTATGAGAGACTACCTAGATTTTGCTATTCTGTGGAAGAGTTGGGCACTTTACAACAGGCTGTGaagaaatcccttatgatgaaACTAAATTTGAAGATAGGAAGACAAACGAGGTTTGGGCATTGGCTAAACGAGGCCAAGGAGAATAGTCCGTTTTGGCGGATCTTTTATGATGATAAGGtggctgaggaggaggaaataCAAGACGACAGCAACCCTTCATTTCACGATACTCAAATAGTCATCTTCTCAGGAGAGCAAACATCAGTAAAATCCACAGAAACAACTCAATCTCTAAATAGGGAGAATGTGAATAATGAGTTACAGACAACAAGCGGAAcagcaaaaggagaaaggaaaaggcatCATGGATATAGAAGAACCGAGCAACGCTTACGTCGGCTGTCAAACCATCATCCTGGAACAAGAAAACGGGATTAAAGAAAGGAAAGCAGAATTTTGAAAAGCTCACCagcaaagaaactaaagaggTATACCCCTTATCATCCTACAACCGTAGAGGTGGCGAGTTTGGATGAAGATAATTTGCAGGACACTCCCATTAGTCTTTCAGAAGAAATCATGGGaagggctttggtggctagcccgaATAAGCCACCGGGTTACAAAT
This region includes:
- the LOC108959010 gene encoding cysteine--tRNA ligase 2, cytoplasmic-like, producing MSKSLDDFFTIRQITEQYHPLALRHFLISVHSRSPLNYSVLQLEGASEAVYYIYQTLQDCEDSLSLFREATASEGTEPKGKAVRFLPDAEKRIKGFQKEFHDKMADDLNTSHVLTGAFQDALKFINNNTNTLKKKQQKQWQLAIIQSLTEIEKELKGILDILGLLPPITCSEIINVYNKEYESAAAFRPDVHLRVIIAWVISQLLLFGPFAMNQAANLTPFLIALPILTIYFHRFCKGRYEPAFVIYPLQEESEANVPRLKNPELEVEGSGAWVTRKSFSEIYLLYLDLKVDRCL